ACAGCGGTAAAAATACCATGGAGGCCACTGTACTAAGTGTCAAATTACATTTTGCCTCCTTTactaaaaaaatcagcatatcagaCACTGTACactagatcaaagagcaaactggtcttttctattaaaattttcattcatttctattgttaaaaactggCATGGCTGACAAAATAACCAAATAGTGTCACCTAGTATGTGTATCTCAAGCTAAAATACAAGgaccaatttttaacagtaaaaatgaataaattttttaaGAGAAGGGCCTCCATGATATGATACTTTTACCAAGCAATAACAACAAAGCTTAAGCATAAATCTGAAATTCTAAATCTCATTATCTGGTGTAGTTAGAATATACTTTGAGTGTAAGATTTATAGATTATACTGCTCAACATTAGGCTAAAAATTGGTAGATTATATACCTGGCAAACCCTGCTGAAGATAATCCAGTTGAGATTTAACGCCTGAATGCAAATacccaaaatgaaaatgataacAATTACAATAAACTCAGATCCAGCAAAGAAAGGACGATCCCAAATTGCTTAAACCAGCTTGAATCAATCTCCAACACATTCAATCAGTTTCTATTCACCAATCAATTGTTTTTTTAATATCGAAAGCTCTAAAGATTAGCTCAAAGAACATAAAACCAGCCTCCAAAAGTCAAATTAGGAAACACCCAGATCATGcaaatcaagaaaaaaaaaaacagctaGAACAAAGATCCAATGTATAGATTAAGAAGAGGGGCATACCTTGTTGAGTACAAAGAATAATAGGGGAGTAACTAGTGATGACGCTTATGCACAAATCCCTCCTTTTCTCCCACGAATTTGGGCTATCTTCTGATTCATCTTCGTGCAGGTTGAAAGTCATTACAGTCAAAGAAACGCTCATATTTTAATTGGAAAAACGAAGGAATTTTTCACTCTTTCTCTCTTTCAATCTACTTGTTTATCTTCAACAACTACATGTTGATTGATCAAACAACAAAACCCAAAGTCAAAAAAGAGCTAAAAGCAAAAGTTTGAGGCTTATGCCATGCTTGTGCGTTTAGCTGTATTGGCTTAGATTGCGGAATTTAgggaaacaaagaaaaaaaaaagacgtGTTAGTTGAAATGTTTCGAGACAGAGAAAAAAAGAACAGCCGAGGGAAACTGAATTATGTCTGAACGAGACAGAAATCCTTCCAAGCATTACTGCAACTTGGTGTTACTAGTATGAAGCAGGAATTTTTCCACTTTTAGCTTAAAACATTGGATTGAAACAAAATTAACCCAAAAAACCATGAAAGTATAACTGGGCTTTCGGCATATCTTAAAGCATTGGGTcttggattttaattttgaatcCTTTGGAGGCTTTTCAGGTTTTCAGTCCAATCCAATTTCACCGAGTACAAGACATACATTGTCTGAAAAAGCCTAGAAAGTTTCCGAGCCGTATGTTGCGTAGTGCGTACTATGTAGTTCTGCTAAGCTCTGTACTAGATTTTAACAGTGACCAATGAATAGatgttttttttttggtaaaagtaAGCACTATACTAAACTTAGATTATATTTTGTtctctatttaaaaataatattttattaaaattatctatttatattattaaaatttacgtaattaataaaatttatttttaataataaaaataaataaagttttgATAAAATTATACTGCTCTTCAATTTAGTATACATATAgattaatttgttcatttttccaataaaaaaattacaatccAACTTCTAAGATCCTCCATATTGCTTTAAATACGTTTGCAAATCAACTGAAAAAAAAACATGTTCTTAAGCTTTGACGCCAGTCCCAATGAATAGATGTTTACTGCTTTCTTGTTAAATAGCTTCCAGTTTGAAGCATCGAATGTAAATTTGGCAACTTGTAGGAAAAGTTAGTATTATTAACCTAAAATTTAGCAGCATTGGACTTGACCTACACTAATAGTAGACCAAAATTTACTATGACAAATTCTTTATTCCATAGAACAGGTCCTTTTCGTCCGTGTGTCCCAAACTAAAACTATATAATGAAGAAACTCCAGAAAAGGAAAAGGAATAGGAAAAACTACAATTATCTGATGTTTTTTTTTCTCCACTTTAGACATTCTCCTGGTTACAAAATACAATTTCGCTCATGTCAACAAGACAGCAAGAATTACTGCATAAACTATAACAGCAGACAGAGAGGTCAAAATTGATCCAAATTGATAATGGATTTACTTCATATCCTGAATGGTAGGTTTTCTGATTTAGAATGGTCTAACTTAGCCTTCTTAAACTGTGTTTTCTTAGTGGCGATTTGTTGGAAAAGATTTGCACCGCCGAACTTGTGCTTATTTTGCCTTATCTTCTTCCTCTTACCCCTGTCATATTCTTCATCCCTGTACAAGTTTAAACAGGCATTAGGAGATTACAAGCTTCAAACCAGGCAATGTTATCAGGAAAGCACTTTCTTTTCTGGATCTTAATGGAACTCGCAGTTGAAGCTCATAACATATAAAGAATACATCTATGTTCACTCACCATTCATCTGGAACATAACCAATTCCTTTACTTTCCGAATCATTTGCTTCTATGGTCTGAGCAGGAGATACTAGGTCCATATCATCCCATCTCGCAACTGCAGCAAGCAAAACAGCCCAAAGAATAACATGAATGGAATGGGAGCATAACAAAAAATAAATGCAGATGATTTACATGAGAAATGAATTTCAATGTACGTGGCAAAAACAGCTGATGAAATAGATACTTTCGACGAGTACGCACCAGCAGTCTCCCCTAGACCTTTGGTAAGCACATGCCTATTTGGAGATGAGCCTGTTTTTCCATCTTTAAAAGAACCAATTTCTCTTGAATTATGCCAATTTGCTTCTAAGACTGAGCCAGAACTCCTTTCTGCTTGCTGATCACTTGCAAGAACAGTACCATTCTGATAAATCCTCTCTTTAACTTCTCCATTTATATTATTCATCAAAGAACCGGAGTTAATGTTAACATTTTTATTTGCTGCCTTTTTCCTCCTATGATGAATCAAACCCAAACTGATTGTGCTGAATTTCTCAGATGTAGATGACCCTAGATCAGAGGGAAAACAATCCTTATCCaataaattatcttttaaaagaaCATGGGCCTTTAATGtgcgtttcttgctctttttatgTTTCTTCTTGCTGTGCATGTGCAGAGATGccctgaaaatttttaattttataccgATATGCATGTTTCTAAGCTGACGCTTCAGATGCTTCTTCGTTGGCTTTTTACAGGGTGCTTTAATTTCCAAAGATCCATTTGGAAGGCTCGAAGGGGATTCGAAAATTTTCTTTTTGCCACTATTGTCTCCCCTCTCATTCAGTGTCTTATCAATGGTACTGTGGCTGGAAACATCTCCTGCCTGGAAATGGTAAGGGAAAAAACCATAAATCAATATACAAGTACTACTATTATTACTAGTGGCAAATACTGAATAAGATATATATTCACCTGACTACTGTTACAAATTGGCTTCTCTGGAGACATAGTAGCCTGAGTATTCTTTGATGTTTCACTAGTAGTACTCATAGATAGAGCTTTACCAGGAACTTTCTTCACTGCTTTTTCTATCAAATCTTCTAGTGCAACAGTGCTTGAAACCTCAATCTTTGAAGCAAAACTAATCTGCAGTCATAAACGTTTAGAAATTAGAAACAGGTGCCAATGCTGCCCATGAGAGAAGCCTGTGTAGGGAATAAAACATGCATATTTACCTTCTGCAGGGTCTCTTTACTCGCGATCTTTTCAGTGCCCGAGTTCTGGAGACCACCACAATTGGGTGATAAGGTCACTGGGATTTCAAAACCACCTTCAGTGTTTCCCCTCTCATTGCAGTCACTATCTTTGCCACCACTAATAACAGTTGAATTTTCTGCTTTAGAACTGCCAAGATTCCCACCTACAGAACAAGCTGATGGTTGCAAGTCTTCACCTTGAACCAGATTTGAAGCACATGCTTCTGATGAATCCTTTGATGGTACATTGAAAGGGGGGAAAATAGACTCCTTAAGCACTGAACCTTCTGCCGTTACATGGTTTTGCAGAGATGGCACTTCCTTCATGATTGTCTCCTTCGACAAGTCACCATTAACAGTAACCTTTGGAGTCATAGCAGCACAAGTGCCTGAAGCACTTAACTTTTTACCAACGGAACCAGTTTGCATATGCTCCTTAAGATTTTGATTTAAAACAGACCTTCCATTAACATTTGCTTTTAAGTTATCCCTCTGAAGAATACCAGGAGCTTTTCTTGAAGCAGTATTTCTTCTGTCACGAACATAGAACAACATGTAAGCTTTCTGCTCCAAAACAGTCCTCTCACTGACCTGGACAACCTGTTGCATTATATTTGAAACAAATAAGAAGGCTCATTCCCAAGATCAACAATAATGCTCCTAGAAAGGGATCTTTCAAGTAATggaataagaaagaaaaacagtTCTTCATCTCCACCCTTAAATCTCTCGTAATCCAGTTACATGTAATGATATAAATCTATATAGCATGTCATATTTGAAAAAGTTGAAGTAGCCATCCAGTTCTAATAGTGGACATGTCTTGCAACTTAAAAACATAGCACAGTAAGCCACGTGACTCAAAGGTAACAATGAGCTTCCACAGCTTGCAAAAATAACATGGTCAATAACAGTTCAGCATCTTGATCCTTTTCCAAATGACAAGACAATAACCACCACTCACTGATAAACCCTACTAGCATTCTAATAGAAAGAAAAAATTCTAAAAGGAAAACAGTTGTTTCAAGTACCCTGTTGTCATCAAGGGAGTACCACATGCCACTTGATGTGCGAACAAAACAGTAGTAGTGACCAGAATGAGTGCTCCATCCACAATGAACCAGAACACCGTAAAGAGTGTATTTCAAATCTCCTTCCTGCCAAGTCCAACAAACTTAGTTTTTCAAGCCTAGGTTCCTCACAGCAGAATGCTGTAAATATTGCATAATGGATTAAAAAATCAAACAGAATAAATAGCAATTGAACAGTAAACTTCTTCCTAGGATCATTGCCCCTTAAAAGAATGCATTATTCTATTTATACTACTTTTTGTGTCTCACAAAGAATGGATTCGATAGCCTACAAACACACTCGACAGAGAAAAGTAACAGTATTCAACAAAAGCTTACTCACATTGGAACCACTGACAAAAGGCTTCATGTCTAAGGTCGGACCAAATTCAACTTTGCGGTCAATCTTTTGCCCAAAATCATATGCACGAAATCTCTTCAGATGGATGGTAAGTACATGAGGTGCATTGTAAACTGTCAGCTGTTTGATTGCCTTAACTTTCTGCTTGCAGCGTTGGCACTGATACTGCCGCTCTCCTCCATCTAAAAGCTCCGCAGCAGTGAAATTCTTAAGTGCCTTATGCAAGGAATCTGCCTTGACTATTTCAAGACTTAAATCTAGGAAGGGATCAAATGTGTTGGAGCAGTAAGAACACTGCATGCATTTAACCTGAAGAAGTAACAAGAAGCTATTGAATACTGTGTGGAAGCATCATTTTATAATAAGTTTAAACAAACTTCGAATATTTATTAAGTGCACAAATATTTCTTGCATAATTGCAACATGTCCAAAATTGTCAAGATCTGGCAGAACTATTTACAATTTGGTCAGATCATAGTTGAGCAAGGAAAAAATGTACCTGACTACGAAGGCGACCTCCAAAGATCTTGTGCACCAAACTCTTCTCATAAGAGCTAGGGGATTCACTTGATACTCCTAAAGGTAAGCAGCACTTGTGCATGGATTCTAGCAGGTTTACCATGTATTCATGTGCATCCTCCTGTCGAGAGTTTCGGAAGTTGCGAGATATGCCTAACCATGAGTTAAGATCCCAAGTTCGGTAACTAAAGAGCAAAATGTCTTAAATCAGGTGAAACAATAATTAGCCACTACTATCAATGCTACGTCAGGTTTAAACAAATAACTCCCTCAAATAAATTTCAGATATTTATAGCTAACAGCATTGCCAAACCTAATCTCTGTTGGGTAGAGATTAACAagcaaaattttcatgcacctcaGCTGAATATCAGAATAGTTGGTGACATGACACACAAAAAGGATACAGCGTAGGTTTGAGACCAGATCCTTTGGTGCCAATATCCTCCCAGTTGATTGTAGAGCACGGTTAACATGTTTCTGGATAGCGCATAAGGCACAAAACCCAGCAATACGGCCTTCATAAACCAATTGGAACATGGACATCATCAGAAATAAAATACATAAACATGACATGTAAAACTAGACTAGCATTAAGGCCGGAACACCAAAACCATATGCATAAACATTGATGCACATAAATCAAAACATTAGTCTATATAGTACCGCATAACAGGAAGAAAAGAACAATAGAGCGAAAGATCATAGTTTTGCTCACAAGAACTTTGATGCGTGCCACTTTGTAGATAAGCTACCAAAGGCTCTGTGTATGTCAGACATTGTAATACCGAATTAAGAAAACATGTATTTCCAAGGTTCTCCAAACCAGCACCCTGTCAATTTTGAAAACCCTGTTAGTGGCttcattaattaaaaaaaaacacctATATTAGAACTTTCcaataataacaacaacaaaatccAACACTGAAGACTAAGTTTACTAATTTGATTGAAGACACTTCATATTATTTTCAGAAGACCAAGAAAGCTCAAATGATATAAAAGAGacataaaaaaaaccaaaaactgTATTCTATATAGAAGCAAGCTCAAAGAAGTAACCCAgtttaaccattcatgaaaatatCCAAAACAAGACAAGAAAAAGGATGGAAtttgaataaattcataaaattaagcAAATACTAAACGCCACCAAGATAATAGAACTCGAAATAAAAGCTTACAATTTTACGAAAACTAATCTTCAAACCGAGAATTGGATCCAAACCAGTCTCCCACATATCCGTCCCATCAGCCTTCCTTCCTTTAGCACTCAATAGATCCGATCCCACCCCGTTTACACGCTTCGTATCCGACCCAGTGTTCAGCGTCTCGATTCTAAAATCCCCATCGTCGCAACTTTTAAACGCATTAAAGGGCTTCCTCGCTGGATGAAACTCGATCTTTTTCTTAGAGAAGTCAAAACTGATAGAAGCAGAATCCAATGACCCGTTTCCAAGATCCGAACGCTCCTCCATTTCAGCTTTGATGCTCAATTCCGAGTTACTAATCATCGTCGCTTCCATgttaataaaaagatagttagcCTATAAGTTCCGTCCCCGTTTTCAATTCCAACGAATAGAATTTTTTCAGTGGAAAAAAATGCAAAAAGAAAAATTGATAATAAAGCAGAGTGCTTTTTCGGCTTCTGCGAAAGAGGAAGAGAAAGAGAGAGACGAAGCTCACTATTAAACCCTACAGCAAAGAccccaaaattaaattttaatattttttaattggtTGTTGAATTTTTTTGGTTAGCGTGGAGCGCGACGCAGCTGATTAGAATTTTTCCTGGTACAACGCGTTTGGAAACAACCAATGGGGAACCGCCACGTTGTGTGGAGATCAAAGAATTGGCTGGCCtcaatcttaaaaaaaaaaaactacaaatACAATTTCCTTAAaagtaaattttataaaatttgcgattacaattttaaaatttttctttggtAATTTTTCTTATAAATACGTAGGCAAaagtatattaatttatttttcaatatttttatgtattccgaatatatttaaaaattatatcttgaatATATTTCAAACATTCATTAAATTTAATGCCAATATTTAAAAACAATGTAAAAGTACAATACAACCATTTAACATTGTATTTTACctctttattaaaaattaataaattaatctctacatattaaattaaaattttaatttttattaaaaccaatttattctttaatttaaaatacaaaattaattaaagacAATAAAATACAATTCCGCTTATAGTACATCTTCTAATACTTTAGCTTAAAAACAATGAAAAATCAGAGCAACTTATTAAAACCACAATCCcatgaatttatatatatttcaatcAACCACACCAGCAAGGCAGCAACTCAGCATTGCAACATTTCTCAAAGAAACAAAATCTCAACATCATTGGTCTGTTGTTCActatcaaatccataaaacaCAAAACAAAAAACTGCTTctacaaaaaaaataataataaataaagggAACCATCCTCTAATTTGCTTAATCCTTGTGCTGCTGAACAACCTCGACAGCCTCGTGTTGTTCGCCGTAATCCTGCAAGATAAGAATAAGATAAATCCCGACATtcataaatacaaataaaaaaatgaggttaaagaaaaatggatTGGATCAACAAATATGTCCATACCTTGACAACTACACAAGAGCAGCCAACTACCTTCCTTGCTTTCCCCTCGGAATCTATCTTGCATAACTGCATGCATCAAtgaagcacatttagcatttacAGTAATGGGTTATGGCTCTTTCAATTCGGTTGCATAAGCAAAAGATAAATAATTCGTGCTCAATAACTGAGTGATGAGAATTTACTTACACCAGCCCACTCGCCGAGAGCTTTGGCACTAGGAGCACGTAGCATTTTAACATTATGATCAGCGCAGAGGGCCTTGACCAGTTTAACATAATCTGGCTGATCACAGTCATCGGCTATAACACAAAGATGCGCGCTGTGTTTTTCAATTGCCTTGGCAGCTTCGTGTAAGCCTCGAGCAAGCCCACTGTGAGCTTTTGACTTCCTAATCACAAGTGGCAAGGCTGTGATAATGTCCATTGGCTCACCAATGACTGCTGCTGCGTCCGGTTGGGCAACCGCAACTTCTTCTCTGCAAAAACAATAAGGTAGAATACAATGTAAACACGTATAGATGAAGTAAAAACTAAAAACCGAATAAAAAAGTATGACATCTTTCAAAGAAACAAATAAAGACAGAAGCAGAAGTTCGGGGGATCATAATGGGTTGTGAAGCTGCCAAAAATATATGTTGGGAAAAATGGAATCCAAATAAGGCTTAATATCTAGATGTAGCAAAATAGAATGATTCgaaaacaaataatataaatgCAACATTCATCATTATTTTCCAAATCCATGATTCCTACAGATACATGTAACTTgaaattcatgtattttaaacCTTTCAAATACATACTTCTTGAGGGGAGGTTGGTCTAGGACCCTCCAACAGTAAAGCTATTGTGCCCAAAGTGTCTATGCTCAGTTTTAGCCACGGACGGCCAAATGCTCACATTTCCTTGGTGGTTAGACGCTACCCGAACTTCGTGAACCCGTTGGGCTCTCCTTAGAGTCAGGAAACAGAACACGGGGATAAAAGTGAGCATAGACACCCAGGGCACAACACCTCCACTGTCTGAGGGTCCAAGACCAACCTCCCCTCAACAGTACTTAAATTAAACTTTGACTAATTTATACACTACTTAATGCAATTTCATTCTCACAATTTATATGCCAAAAGAAATCCAAATCCAAATTTTCGAGTTCGGTAATTGTAATTTCTAGAACAAAACAAACAAGTGAAACCAACTATGCAGATCATCTCAAACAAAATACAAAGCAACCTATATGATCATTACAATAAAACACCACAGCAACTTATTTCCGCACTTAAACAAACAAAACCCAAAGCCTATATAATGAAAAATGCAAACAATTTCAAATCAAATGGAGATACAAAACAAACCCAACAACCAGATCAAAATTTATGGGAAATACCATTGATATTCTTCTAATAAACATGGCCTTGAACTATTAGAGATGAAAAAAAGTATTCACTTACCCTGACATTTTTTGACCTCAAGTTGTGATCGTAAGCTCTGCTTCCTGGTAGACAAAGGCAACGAAACAGATCCCTTTAGTTAAAGATCAAAGGgaaaaaaacacaaaaagaaatgaAGTAGCAAGAATAAGATTTAAAGACCCAATGAAGGGGGCTAACCTCGGAATGAATGAAACGAAGAGCGGCAACCACAACTAACCTAGTGAGTGGCGAAGGAGGAGGATCTAATTTTATACCGCAACCCTATTTTTAGATGTTTTGCCCTTGAAAAAAAGGGACGAGGTAAGAAAGAACGCTCTGCTTTCATTGAGAGTCGAACTCAAGACCTCCCGCTTACTAAACGGGTGCTCTAACCACCTGAGCTATGAAAGCTTCTTGCTAAGTGGCTCTTGAGGTTACAAGATATCGGCATTTACACGCATCCGCAAATGAATGCCAAGATCAGTTGGGAGACCATGGACCTTCTCGTCAACTTCTATAATGCACTTGTCATCGGCTGCTTCGCAACCAGACCAGCCATCTTCAGTACCCGTTCTTCTCTGCCGTCCGATTGTTTATGTCTAATATTTAGTGCAAATGGTTAGTAATATCATCGAACCATATTTGCCATAGACAGCTCAGAGGATAAGCCATGGAGATGGGGTTGAACTCTCTCACTTCAACTTTAGGTCTAAATGAATGAGGTTATATTGAGTTGGAAGGTTGGAATAGCTTTAGGAGTTAGAATAAAAGGTAGTGGGAAACAAGGTGAGCTGATGAATGAGATACTTTCCAGTTGTAATGCCCGCACAAGGTGACATGGATGACTGGACTAGTAGACACCATTACTTTCTATACCTTCACTTTGTATACCATTACTTAACATCATTGTTCATTATAATAAAGAAATGCtaactttgttttttttaaatcacactacattatttatgtttttgtttgtttgatATCTCAAATCTAAAGGGTTATAAAACAGATTTAAAATTACGTGAATcatgaaaaattaataattaatttataaaagttGATTTTATTTGGTGGAATAATTATTAGAATCAATAATTTTTTCTTTGAATATATCGACTTCACGAATATCATTAATCAatctaaaatgattaaattgacaaGAATATTACCAAATAGTTAAATTTTGGCTCCATTTACCATAGTGAGAATAGATGAAATAATGGCATTTTTAATCTTGTCAGATATTAAGCTCATAAAAACCTATGTTTATGTTTTGTTTAGAAGTTTTAATCTCATAAATATTATACTAATTTATATGAATTTTAGAATATTAAATTGTCAATAAATGGAAGGAGGATAAATGTGGAAAAAACAGAAAGAAGGACAAGACAGGAGAGGAGTAAAGGTAAAAAATAGTGGTAAATAAAAGCAGAGTGGGTAGGGACCAGGGAGTTGTTTAGGGTTTGGAAAGACACGTTAGTTAAAGAAAGAGGCTTTGCTCTCAGAGGAGGTGGCTGGTTTCACAAGGGCGGTTGACCCAACTCCTCTGATCGACAGCGGAGCCTATGATTTCACCTCCTCCATCTTCTTCATCCACAACAGCCCTTTACCTCTGTCTTATTCTTACAACTAAAATATTCCATCGCTATTATTATGGCCTTCTGCTTCTGTTTCTGTTTCTGTTCTTTGTTTCttcccttcttcttcttcttctctctcgAAATGAGgctatgatgatgatgatgtcgTCTTTTGCTTATAAAAGACCAGACTTTGAAGGGAAAAAAAACAAGGCCGTTGCTTGGCGGGTCAGAAACTCTTGCTTCTTGCAGCCGCCGGCCCTTGTTTCCTTCACTTGTCTGAAAAAAGGCGAATCTGAGCCTCTATTTTCAAaccccatttttttcttttcttttggtttGATTGTTTATTTGGACAATAAACAACTGTAATTTCTAAATTTATCAACAAACAAACCTCAAAATGTTTTAATTTGTTCCTATCCATTAGATCTTCCTCTTAGCTAATTATTATAGCTTAAATGGATATTTAAAATTGAAACTCGTTATCAAAATATAAACACAGTTATtacatgaaaaataaataaattattttcgcACTCTCTATTTTTAAGGATAATATAAATTTttacctcgaatttgaaaatcagTTGACTTGAATCTATTTTCCATTCACTTTCGCACTTAATCTTAGCAAAtacatttattttgatttttaacttcttgaaaaatataaaatataatgacAGGAATATAATATTATCacctgaaatttaaaaattttatataaatttatatattgatGCGattcgttgagagcaccaaaaatattttattccttgtaaaataataaaaataacagtaaaaaaaaaatagagtcgAATCCTCAGGAACCGGATTGTACGAATACTTGTTTCTTAAAATCTTAGACAATTTTTTGGCCAAGAAACTTACAttcctgaaaaaataaaaaataaaaatagaattaagaattttaatttgaaaaaataaaaataatatttaaattaaattgaaattacgaaattaaataaatgacgGAAATTGAGATgagaatatataaaaataataaagagagttaaaggaaaagaaattcttattggtagattctagcctccagttgtctcattccgccttgggtttAATACTTGCTtttaagccagttatagtggaagaggacgcctacgatcACTAGCTCTAAAGATTAGACTTACAATTTTTAAAGAATCTAACTTTaaccagtaatctatgctagattaacgcttctcaatggcgaatcccacgtcATTTTGTCTCTTTAGCTTGCCAACTTATGATGCAATAAGTTAACGAACCAACTGtgtaatccttccaaaacatacaaagtagCCGCCTTGGACGGAAGCGTCAACCCGTAGTGCGAAGAAATAATAAATACTTGTCGAGAatgctaagtacggattctaggcctcaagaataAAAAAGaggattttattgaaagaaaatgtgAAAAAACAAAAGCTTAAACTTTCAGGGAGAGAATGTTTACAAAAAAGGATAAACttcaaatagagtcacttcaccccctatttatagtgctagggagatagtctaattgaacttaaattctaaaaagataaatacatttaattaaagataaataaagataattaaaataaaatcctaaatttgaataattctaataattagttaatattaattatcc
Above is a genomic segment from Gossypium arboreum isolate Shixiya-1 chromosome 8, ASM2569848v2, whole genome shotgun sequence containing:
- the LOC108469945 gene encoding ubiquitin carboxyl-terminal hydrolase 23-like — translated: MEATMISNSELSIKAEMEERSDLGNGSLDSASISFDFSKKKIEFHPARKPFNAFKSCDDGDFRIETLNTGSDTKRVNGVGSDLLSAKGRKADGTDMWETGLDPILGLKISFRKIGAGLENLGNTCFLNSVLQCLTYTEPLVAYLQSGTHQSSCRIAGFCALCAIQKHVNRALQSTGRILAPKDLVSNLRCISRNFRNSRQEDAHEYMVNLLESMHKCCLPLGVSSESPSSYEKSLVHKIFGGRLRSQVKCMQCSYCSNTFDPFLDLSLEIVKADSLHKALKNFTAAELLDGGERQYQCQRCKQKVKAIKQLTVYNAPHVLTIHLKRFRAYDFGQKIDRKVEFGPTLDMKPFVSGSNEGDLKYTLYGVLVHCGWSTHSGHYYCFVRTSSGMWYSLDDNRVVQVSERTVLEQKAYMLFYVRDRRNTASRKAPGILQRDNLKANVNGRSVLNQNLKEHMQTGSVGKKLSASGTCAAMTPKVTVNGDLSKETIMKEVPSLQNHVTAEGSVLKESIFPPFNVPSKDSSEACASNLVQGEDLQPSACSVGGNLGSSKAENSTVISGGKDSDCNERGNTEGGFEIPVTLSPNCGGLQNSGTEKIASKETLQKISFASKIEVSSTVALEDLIEKAVKKVPGKALSMSTTSETSKNTQATMSPEKPICNSSQAGDVSSHSTIDKTLNERGDNSGKKKIFESPSSLPNGSLEIKAPCKKPTKKHLKRQLRNMHIGIKLKIFRASLHMHSKKKHKKSKKRTLKAHVLLKDNLLDKDCFPSDLGSSTSEKFSTISLGLIHHRRKKAANKNVNINSGSLMNNINGEVKERIYQNGTVLASDQQAERSSGSVLEANWHNSREIGSFKDGKTGSSPNRHVLTKGLGETAVARWDDMDLVSPAQTIEANDSESKGIGYVPDEWDEEYDRGKRKKIRQNKHKFGGANLFQQIATKKTQFKKAKLDHSKSENLPFRI
- the LOC108468837 gene encoding 40S ribosomal protein S12-like, coding for MSGEEVAVAQPDAAAVIGEPMDIITALPLVIRKSKAHSGLARGLHEAAKAIEKHSAHLCVIADDCDQPDYVKLVKALCADHNVKMLRAPSAKALGEWAGLCKIDSEGKARKVVGCSCVVVKDYGEQHEAVEVVQQHKD